In the genome of Deltaproteobacteria bacterium, the window CAGGCCGATCTGATTGTTCAAATTGCGAAAATTCTTGGCCGTCGGGCCAACGGCGCCCAGAACCTGGGCCAGCATCTCCTTGACCGTGGTCTTGCCGGCCGAGCCGGTGACGCCGATGACCCTGGCCGTGGATCGCTCCCGCCAAGCCCGGGCCAGGCGACCCAGGGCCACGGTGGTGTCCTCGACCAGAAACACGGGTGCGTCCACGGTCAACGGCGCGCTGGCGACCACGGCCCGCGCCCCGGCGGCCACGGCCTGGGCCGCGAATTGATGACCGTCCATGTTCTGGCCGACAATACAGAAAAAAAGATCCCCCTCGCCCACTGTGCGACTGTCCGTGCGCACCCGCGTCACGACGGACGACGAACCCGCATCGAGGTAGCAACCTAGGGCAAGGGCGATTTCGGCCAAGGTCATGTTCACGCCAGATACTCCCGCACGACTTCGAAGTCGGAAAAATGCGTCTTGGTCGTGCCGATGATCTGATAATCCTCGTGACCCTTGCCCGCGATGAGCAAGGCATCTCCAGGATGCATGCGCTCGATGGCCAGACCGATGGCCTTCCGCCGGTCCACCTCGCGCAGGACCTGGGGCGCCTCGGTCAAACCTGGAGCGACCTGATCCAGAATCGATTCCGGGTCCTCGGTGCGGGGATTGTCCGAGGTCAAGATCGCGATGTCCGCATGCCGGGCCACGGCCTGCCCCATGAGCGGACGTTTGGTCGCATCGCGATCCCCGCCACAACCAAAAACCGTGATCAGGCGCGCAAAGCCCATGGCTTTCAAGGCCGCCGCAACCTTTTCCAGGGCATCGGGCGTGTGCGCGTAGTCGATGAAAATATCAAGCTGCCTGGAATTCGGAACCCGTTCCAGCCGTCCTGGCGCTCCGGGCGCATCGGCCAGGACCAGCATCTGTTCGGGCGTCAACCCCAACAGCAAACCGGCTCCCTGGCAGGCCAACAGGTTGGAGGCGTTGTGCCTGCCCACCAGTCCGGTCCGCAGCTCCCAGGATTGTCCGGCATACCGCATGGCCAGTCGCATGCCCCGGGGGCCCGAATCGAGCACTGTCCCATGCAGCTCGGCCGGCACGTCCAAACCATAGCCAAGAAGATCGTCGCGACCCGCCAGAAGTTCGCGCCCACGGGGATCGTCCACGTTGACCGCGCCCTTGGCGCAACGCCGCTCTAAATCCCAAAAAAGCCGCGCCTTGGCCGCGAAATACGCGTCCATCGTCCGATGGTAATCGAGATGGTCCTGGGTCAGGTTGGAAAAAACCCCGACATCCACCGGAACCCCGGCAATGCGATCCTGATCCAGGGCGTGGGAAGAAACTTCCATGACCACGCATTCCACCTGGTCATCAACCATGCGCCGGATTGTCCCGTGCAGGCTCAGGCAATCCGGAGTGGTCATGCTCGCCGGCTCGAAATGTCCGTTCCAGGAGCATCCGATCGTCCCCATGAGACCGGCGCGCACGCCGTTGCGGGCCAAAAGATATTCCAGGAGGTAGGCGATGGTGGTCTTGCCGTTGGTCCCGGTCACCCCAACGACCCGGGGCATGCGATCCTTGGTGCCAAGGGCGGTCCGGGCCAGAACCCCCAAGGTCCGTGCCGGATTGGGCACCGCGACGAAGCAGACCCCTTCCACGGGTCTTGCCGGAGCGCCCTGGGCGTGCACCACGACCCGCGCCCCCCTGGCCACGGCCTCGTCGATGAACCGCGCGCCATCCACCCGCGAGCCGGGCATGGCCACG includes:
- a CDS encoding UDP-N-acetylmuramoyl-L-alanyl-D-glutamate--2,6-diaminopimelate ligase; protein product: MQLDQIVDMLEHGAGLYSHSGKVRPGGVFVAMPGSRVDGARFIDEAVARGARVVVHAQGAPARPVEGVCFVAVPNPARTLGVLARTALGTKDRMPRVVGVTGTNGKTTIAYLLEYLLARNGVRAGLMGTIGCSWNGHFEPASMTTPDCLSLHGTIRRMVDDQVECVVMEVSSHALDQDRIAGVPVDVGVFSNLTQDHLDYHRTMDAYFAAKARLFWDLERRCAKGAVNVDDPRGRELLAGRDDLLGYGLDVPAELHGTVLDSGPRGMRLAMRYAGQSWELRTGLVGRHNASNLLACQGAGLLLGLTPEQMLVLADAPGAPGRLERVPNSRQLDIFIDYAHTPDALEKVAAALKAMGFARLITVFGCGGDRDATKRPLMGQAVARHADIAILTSDNPRTEDPESILDQVAPGLTEAPQVLREVDRRKAIGLAIERMHPGDALLIAGKGHEDYQIIGTTKTHFSDFEVVREYLA